In Anomaloglossus baeobatrachus isolate aAnoBae1 chromosome 10, aAnoBae1.hap1, whole genome shotgun sequence, the genomic window TCTCTAGCTCTGGCtctcgctcactctctctcgccctggctctctctcgctctggctctCGCGCTCTCGCGTGtccccggattccactccccattgacatatatggggccgaactccggatcggatccggacttctttctcaACCCGCCGGGTTGCCACCGGAACCGGATTTTTCACTATCTGCTCAACTCTAGTATGGAAATGAACTGGGCCTTTTAATACTTTTAATTGTGGACGTAAAAAATGGGAATTCAGAAACAAAAGGACGATTTTTCCTATGCTCGTCTGATCACAGCCTTAGTCATACTGtgtttcccctgaaaataagacctaccccaaaaataagccccaacAAGATTTTTTGaagtatacttaaaatataagccctatttgCGGTTCATTTTTGCATACCATGGTAATAGCATCCTGAAATAGGGTTTGGGTagtcctttcaggatatgtaacttttattgctctatGTTGCCCCGTTGTGTTGCTGTAATCCCAAGAAAATTTATAATCGTGCGCCGgctgttaatgcaaaatgaatatttaTCCCTTTCCCCTCCCATAATCCCGCAAAACCCTCGTTTGCATTAACAAACTGGCGCATGATTATAAATTTTCCAGagcttacagcaacacaacgggGCAACATACCTGAAAGGGCAACATActttatatagcgctaatatatTCCACAACAGTTTACATAGAATAGGaagactgtccccattggagctcacaatctaaattccctgtgtCTTTGGAGTGGGGGAGGAAAGCGAACACCCCAGATCAcatccacacaaacacagggagaacatacaaactccttacagatgtctttggtgggatttgaactcaggaccccagcgctgcaagactgcagtgctaaccactgagccaccgtgcagcaaTAAAAgtcacatatcctgaaagggcaacatactttctttatttatttagtgCCAAtacattccacagcgctttacatacatcaggaacactgtccccattgggggtcacaatctaaattccctatctgtatgtctttggagtgtgggaggaaagtggAGAACTTGGAGGAAACTCatgtaaacacggggagaacatacaaactccttgcagatgttgtccttggtgggaattaaaCCCAGGgctcccagtgctgcaagactgcagtgctaaccactgagccacgtttCCTGCACTGCTAACAACTAAGCCACACGttttgtagtgctaaccactgagccacacttTCTGCTGTGATAACCACTGACCCACACttcctgcagtgctaaccactgagccacactttctgctgtgctaaccactgagccacacttTCTGCAGCGCTAACAACTAAGCCACACTTCCTGCTGTGCTAATCACTGTgttttgcagtgctaaccactgagccatacttaatacagtgctaaccactgagacacactttgtgcagtgctaaccactgagccatactTCCTCCAGTGCTAACTGCTGAGCCACACgttctacagtgctaaccactgagccacactttctgctgtgctaaccactaagccatacATCCTGtaagtgtagctttgataaaatcattgtttaatcagcaggagattattattacaggactacttgtgctgccagttagtccagcatattcatgagctctgtataactgctagatctgcagcaaagaaagagacagagatcctgattccagtggtgtgtcacttactgagatgcttagtgtagttttgataaaatcattgcttaatcagcagtagattatcattacaggactacttgccgtgctgcaagtagtccagcatattcatgagctctgtataactgctagatctgcagcagagaaaacattgatttgatcaaaatgaccaacagctcaataagtgacatcgctggaatcagggtctctgtctctacattatgctgctctcagatgggggagcaaaaacctggtgacagattccctttaatgcgctTTTTATGTCCAAGAAATGCCAGGCCGTCTGTTTAGCTCGCAGATTTAAATGCACCCATTGAAAttaatcgggggggggggggggggggggattggctcaaaaaaaaaaaaaaaggaggtgcATTTCCGCAATAGAAGTGGACGTACTGCGTATATAAAGTACAGTAACACCAAAAACAAAGGGCAATTTGCAAGCTGATACCGCACCTATAAGGCTGTACACACAGTGCGGTTTTTgagaaatctgcatgcctatcctgaagccagcaaagggcatgagatttctgaagtcttgtaacacgttgctttttttcccccctctcctttgcagatttggtgcagaaaaaaaaaaaaatctgtcaattgttggggcgttttttgtttttttttagccctACCAGCCATtaacttcataaaaaaaaaaacgcaccaaaaacgcttgtgtttttcgatgcgtttttctgccagaaggtgcagaaaatgtctgcaccaaatctgcatcgtgtgcacataccctaaaaagaCAGCAGGTGGAAGAGATTGGGCGAAACACATTGAAAAATGTTGCTGATTTTCCATGCAAAAATAAAAACATGCCACATAAGCTACCCCCAATCCTGAGGCTAGATTGCATATCTGTGAACCCCTTTtagtggctatgttcacacagttttTTGAGCCAAcacgattttcatgcagaaaacgcTTCTAGTTTGGGGAGTTTTTGTAGCTGCTTTGAACAGTGTTTTTTCCTGGAATGTtctttgcagccttttgattggacagtTTTCCACCAGGTGTTTAAACATTCCGTATGAATTTGAAATTGAAATTACCATAGCAACAAATAAAAAAAGAATTCCAAGCGGTTTGTTTTTTTCCAGGAGGATTttaacatcagttttttgcaatcaggcacaatccggtaaaaaaactgatgcaacggacccGGCGAAAAAAcggctcagttacatcagttttttccatcagttccttcaggtttttgacagatccggtgtgatactgagcatgctcagtaaaaaaaatacaaaaaaaaaaaaacggatccggcggctggatccattttttgccgcattacgccggaacagacgtccatagacttccattataaaacacgccgtacggcgccggatccagcgcggtccgtttttttgccggacacaaaaacgttctcttcaacgtttcatccggtcgccggacaagtaaattatcagcaaaaaacggatgaaacgcaaggccatccggcacaatccggcgctaatgaaagtctatgggggaaaaacggatccggcgtcaacagacaccggatccgttttgtcatgtttttgccggattgtgcctgatggcaaaaaactgatgtgtgaaagcggcctaagagtGGATCTgttgaaaaaaacagcaaaaaaaaaaaacaaaaaaccaactaagaactgtgtgtgaacatagctgTATTGTTCCAGGGGATTTTCTAGAGTAAAGACTTGGTATACTAAATCGGACCTAATACAATGAAAACGACCCTGATGGTATTTCTGGACCTCAATGAGAGTAATTTATAGGAAATAGGCCATGGCGGACGTGTAATGTAGGGCAGCCGGTAATGACCTTCGGGCGGCTATGATCTTCCATCTAGTCCAGAATAGAAGAGGTTACAGCCACCTATAGATCTACTTTTCGTGCTTTCCATCTTCTGACCCTTCTCTGTATCTTCAGCTCACGCAATGATAGACATGGGTATGTTGTGGGCAGTGCCCTGAAGATACAGGGCGAGGACATCCCATCAAGGGTCTTGCTCAGTCAGCTCATCATAGCAAAATGGTGACTTATGTTGGGGGTTTTGGTTGAGAGTTAGGATCCCCGTTACCTCTATAGATGGTGCAATGTCTTGGCTTTACCATCTACCGGGCACTTACGTCTCCTTCTTACCTCTACAGATGGTAAAGCCAAGACATTGCACCATCTGCCGGGCACTTACGTCTCCGTCTTACCTCTACAGATGGTGCACTGTCTTGGCTTTACCATCTACCGGGCACTTACGTCTCCTTCTTACCTCTACAGATGGTGCACTGTCTTGGCTTTACCATCTACCGGGCACTTACGTCTCCTTCTTACCTCTACAGATGGTGCACTGTCTTGGCTTTACCATCTACCGGGCACTTACGTCTCCTTCTTACCCCTACAGATGGTGCACTGTCTTGGCTTTACCATCTACTGGGCACTTCTTACCTCTACAGATGGTGCACTGTCTTGGCTTTACCATCTACCGGGCACTTACGTCTCCTTCTTACCTCTACAGATGGTGCACTGTCTTGGCTTTACCATCTACCGGGCACTTACGTCTCCTTCTTACCTCTACAGATGGTGCAATGTCTTGGCTTTACCATCTACTGGGCACTTACGTCTCCTTCTTACCCCTACAGATGGTGCAATGTCTTGGCTTTACCATCTACCGGGCACTGGACTGGGGGCTCGATGAGAGCGAGGAGCGAGAGCTCAGCCCCCAACTGGAGCAGCTCATCGACCTCATGGCCGCCAGCGAATCTGAGGGGGTCATGACAGACGAAGGTTATGAAGGAACAGAGGATGAAGATGAAGAAGCTCCTCCAAAGGTGGTGCGGAGTTTTTCGGCAGTTCTGCGCTTCTGTGCCTCGCATCTCCCGGACCCCCAGGAGGCGTCCATCCACTACCAGGCGGTATGCAGGGCGCTCTTTGCGGAGACTGTGGAGCTTCAAGCTTTTCTCCACAAAATACGAGAAGCCAAAGAGGTGAGAGTGAAGCCCACCATGACTGGTCCCTGACAATATTTCCCCCCCCCCACCGATGTCCTGGATAATACATTGGTTTTGATTTCTtagatactgatgaagatgagggtGGAGGAGACAGAATCGGACGGACTGGTGAACCTGCAGAACACAGACTGGGTGAGGGGCTTTACATTAGATCGGAGCCTACATGGTGGCTTTGGCTAGGACAATGATGACGTGGCCATAGAAATCCATGCACTTGTTGCAAAAACAGCCCCATAGCTGATCGATTAAAACAGCTATATGGATGCAAACCAATACCCATATTTCAGACATATATTTGTGCAAGTATTACGTATATCTGCAAGTCCCGACCCAGTCCTTATGAAACCATCAGTTCCGATCAGTAGAGTAATGATTTGTGATAACTTACGGCCATAATACAGGTGTCAAAATGGAATGGTCtcatttaaagggttttttttggtGCCGGTGCATAATAACATGGTGGGAACGGAGCCTCAGCCTTCATATAATTTAGTGCTCCCCATCCTTGTAGCCTCCTGGTTGGGATAGTAAGCTTCTTGTACATGAGACCAGATGGATGTGATGTTCTGAGAAAGGCACCTGTGTAAATCCCTGAGAAGTCCTGAGGCAGGCACCTGTGTAAATCCCTGAGAAGTCCTGAGACAGGCACCTGTGTATATCCCTGAGAAGTCCTGAGACAGGCACCGGTGTAAATCCCTGAGAAGTCCTGAGACAGGCACCTGTGTATATCCCTGAGAAGTCCTGAGACAGGCACCTGTGTAAATCCCTGAGAAGTCCTGAGACAGGCACCTGTGTAAATCCCTGAGAAGTCCTGAGACAGGCACCTGTGTAAATCCCTGAGAAGTCCTGAGACAGGCACCTGTGTATATCCCTGAGCATGGTGTGAGTGATCCTGCATGGCCTCTGCTGCCCATTGTGTATATCCCCATGGCTTGCAGTCGTTGTGTGTCCCGCCGTACTACATtcactgtgtgtgtggctctgtgctCGTTGCTGGGTGCTGTGCAGTGTGTGCTGTGTTATGTGTGCGTGTTGCACGGCTGCGCACGCTCCACGGTGTGCTCCATGCTGTGCACATCACACTTGGTGTCTTGCCTCCTACAGGCACGTTTGTGGGTGCAGCTGATGAGAGATCTGCGGCATGGGGTGCAGCTGAAGAAGGTGCGGGAGAAGACGTTTAACTCTTTGCCCACGGAGTACCAGCTCACGCCCTTTGAGATGCTTATGCAGGACATCCGGGCACGAAACTACAAACTGCGCAAAGTCATGGTGAGTACAAAGGAACTCTTGTGGTTTCATGTCAGCCATGTGCTGTGGTTTTGTTGCAGTATTTTGCTGGGATTTTACAACCACCATATAGGCACCTGTCCAGTATGGGGCTTgtataagggcttttttttttccaagatGGGTAAGTTATTCCCTActcataaggcctccttcacacattcgtGTTTCTGGTATGACCTCCGTTATCACATATCCTGGAGACACGGACGCACATAGACCCAGTAGAAATCAATGGGTCGGCGCATGCCTCTGTCTTTTGGAatggactgtgtgtctgtgtgctccacatggcgacatatctgtttttctccggcagcacgggtgtcatactgaccgcacactgatgtgatccgtgtgacacgtactggagaaaacatgtgtcaTAACATAAAATTATTTCCTATACTcgcctgtcttcggcgctgctgtcacttgcttccgggcccgctcattctgCTCATGAATATTTACTACGGAAGCATCAGCGCCAAAGACAGCAATGCCGGAAACAGGCGAGTATAAAGTtcttgctctccgtgtgctatcacggatagcaggcGGAGAAcctacgtgtgccaaaatcacggcacaccgaGGGCCATACTCGCCTTCAACACGGTCTGtgcaaaacgtcagtgtttttagggccgtttcacacatctggcatttcaccGGATTACCGGATCCAGCACACTCCAATACAGTGTTAATACAGTACAGTAGCATCgcagcaacctccggtcacatgctgtcatatgaCCGGAGCGTGCTGCGATGCTATTGTACTGTATTAACACTGtattggagtgtgccggatccggtaatccggcgaaatgcctgatgtgtgaaacggcccataGGGGATAACTGATTACTGTGGATCCAACTCCTAGTACCCCCAGAAATCCAGAAAATGGGGCCCAATCTTTGctgcattcattgtctatgggactgccggtATCAGTGGAACACTGTGCTTGACTCTCATTGACTTTAGTGGGACAATTTGATCCACAACTTGTATCAAAAACGAACATATTGTGCTTTTAGTTTGCAAAAAAATACACAGatacgttcccacaatgagtttttcatCTTGCAGAATTTTTGCTCCTATACTGTAAATTGTTTTTTGCattattagttgtttttttttagctgtttttttttctgtttggtgtcatgtttaaaatttttatttatgtaaaaaaaattttaaatatattttttatatataatttatttttatttatatatatatatatatatatatatatatatatatatatatatatatatatatatatataaaattttatttataataataattaatatatttttttatatatatttattttgtttaaACTTCCTGATATTTTACTTTTTTAGGGGCGGATTCCATGCGTCTTTGATGCGCGTAACTGCGCTAAAAAAAACGCATAtgcggattttctgcatctaatgcaaatctatggggaaaatctgctcaGAAAACTCATGTTTCATCGTTGTGGCTTTTGAAATCTTAGTGTTGAATTCTGTTTCTCGGCAGATCGGAGGGGATATACCTCCCAAGGTGAAGAAGGACGCCCATGAACTGATCCTGGACTTCATCAGGTCCCGTCCTCCTCTGAAGCCGGTGAGGCGCTGTCTTACGTCGCTCATTGTGCAGCGCGATCTGTAAACTGACCGGTTCTGTTCGCCGCAGGTGTCCAAAAGAAATCTTCCCCCGCTGCCGCTCAGACAGATCAGTCTCCATGAAAGGATTCTGGAGGAGATTAAACAAGAACCGAAACTGCGTCCGGTGCAGACGGAAAAACGAGGACAGAAAGGTGCGGTGTGGACGGGTTACACGAGCGGGTAGTGTGTGTGCCGGAGAACCGGATCCAGTATGTGACACTCGGAGCAAACCCTGAATAGTGTCAGTTTGATCCGATTCTCTCGTATCACAGATGAGAAGATGGAGACcagaatttctccatcttctccgtttTGTGAGATCCGATCGAGTTGCGACATTCTCCTCTATTCGGGGCTCACAGCCGTTCTTCTCCTTCACACGTCCTCTGCACGTGTCCCAATGTCTTCTGTTCTATCCTCTCTCAGGATTTGGCTCGCTCCCGTGTATTGTGGACGCCTGTTCTGCTGACAAGAAGTCAACGTCTTGTATGAACCTCTCGGTTCCGGACGGTgcggccccgcgggctcggccccgAATACTGCTCAAGGCTCCCACGCTGGCAGAGATGGAAGAGATGAATCTGTCCGAGGTGCACAGCTCTGATTATTCACCGAGGAAGGTTAAGGCGAAAAATGCCAATATGTACAATAGGACCATCTGTATGTATCTGTACAAGGGGCTGCAGCTGTAAAGTGAAGggtctgctttaaccccttcacccccgggcaatttttgTTTTCGTTttggctccccttcttccgaaagccgtaaccTTTTTAATTTTTCCCTAACTCTTGCcgtgtgagagcttatttttttgcaaaacgagctgtacttttaaaagaaaccatgagttttaccatatagtgtgtggggaaaagagcaaaaaaaattcaagtgcggaaaaattgcacaattgtttttggggtattttattcacagtgttaactatgttaaaactgatgtgtgggtgtgatgtctgaggtcggtgcgagttcgtagacaccaaacatgtataggtttacctttacctgtagcgttctcattttttgggatctggggctcagcgacggctgattttttttttttttttttttggtgctatttttgtgcagatgctacattttgatcgcctgttgtgcACAAAATGCAACAATTTGAAActacccaaaaacataattttgtcgtttggtacatggcgtaactgcaaaaaaattccaatcagattaattgatcttatattttcatagatcgggcatttctgaacttttttttatttttttaacactttaatttttaatggggtgaatggagggtgatttgaactcttgagtttgttggggggggggttaaattgtctagatcagcagtctgatcgctggttcatttctgttgatcagagctgcaccgctctgatcagcagaaatgctgcgttcttgttacagccggctgtaacaggaactacgtcatgatagcgactggAATTATTACATGAGTcgtcactaccatggcaactatcggcaaCCCGTTAAGGAGATTTCCCcgctgcggccatttaaattgcgctgtcacattatgTCATCACGATTTAAGGGGttgacaggcgcaggtggatcgtcTGATAGCTGCACACATCTGCTGATTTGACCAGCAGACATGTCCAGGGATCACTGCCGGCTCACcgtagcagccggcggtgattaccccttTATGATTTTGAGCGTATTGGTACGTTCTCAGTCGTGGACATTTTGTAAAGCATTCATCTACATAAAAATTGAGTTTATTGCGTTCTGTATCCTATACTGATCCTATATTATGCTCTAGAGCtgctgaatagtgagtgcagctctggagtataatactggatgtaacataggatcagcaatgtaatgtatttacacagtgacagcaccagcagaatagtgagtgcagctctggagtataatacaggaggtaactctggatcagtaatgtaatgtatgtatatagtgactgcaccagcagaatagtgagcgcagctctggagcataatacaggaggtaactcaggatcagtaatgtaattgtACTTTCTAACTACATTGTCTGTGAAATATAAAATGTAAAGATACTAAGGGATTGATGGCTAGAACAGCTGTAAAGCTTGATGCAGTATTAATATAAGgtcaggcattattaaagggaatctgtcaccaggtttttgccatctaatctgagagcagcataatgtagagatagaccctgattccagcgatgtcacttactgagctgttttgtaTAGTTTTGCTAAaaccactgtttaattagcaggagattatcattacaggactacttggcgtgctgcaggtagtccagcatattcatgagctctgtataactgctagatctgcagcagagaaaacagtgatttttatcaaaatgccagcaaacagcccagtaagtgacacatcgctggaatcagggtctctgtctctacattatactgctctcagatgggggagcaaaaacctggtgacagattccctttaaggaaagttTGGTGTTTCTTAAAAGCAACATGTATAACTCTGCTGCCATATCTTACTCCAGGACGATGACTCTCCCAATTCTGAGCTGCGGCGGGTGActagtgctccttttcccctgaaaCGTGACCGCTCGTTTTCGGAGCAGGACCTGTTGCAGTTACAGACGGAGATGGGACACCGGCCACAGAGGGAAACTGCTCCAGAACAACGAGGACCGGAGTCTCGTGCTCGATCGGGCAGCATGAACACCCCCCACAGACCCCTGCATCGGCATTCTAGTAAGCGTCCGCACCCCCCaacacaccaccccccccccctcccgtggACGGGGGGTTATTACACGGATTGGGTGCATTAATGTCAGGTTTCCTTTTCCAGTGGGTTATTCGGACTATGGCAGCTCTGGATGCCCCTCGCCCAGCCTCagctccgtgcaagagaaggcagaacCGGAGTCGGCCGTAGAcaacagctccagacatcgctggcTGGTACGTGCCGTGTGCAGTGCAGGGTACCGGTCCGTTTCTTCTCAGAGCCGCGCGATTGAAGGTTGTGTCCTCTCTGCAGGAGTTCAGTCACCCTGTGGACACCTTGGCGTTGACCGTAGAAGAAGTGATGAACGTGCGGCGGGTGCTGGTGAAGGCCGAGATGGAGAAGTTTCTGCAGAGCAAAGAGCTGTACACCAACCTGAAGAAAGGAAAGGTATGGAGGACAACCACTGCCATCATCATCGCAAATCCGACCCGCATACAACACTCGCAgcctcaaaaatccacttgtggccATATTGGCTTCCCTTCTGGGCACTTGTGCAGAACAGATCATCATGGCGCTTGTGTTTGCCTCCTCAGGTTTGCTGCTGTTGCCGGACGAAATTTCCTCTGTTCTCTTGGCCGGCAAATTGCCTATTCTGTAAAAGGTGAGATATGGCCATTATTGTACATGAGAGCCGTGGTGGGACGTCTGCAGCCTTCTCCCAGGTTAATGCTCAACCTTCTTCCCTCCAAAGAGAATATGCACGCCATCTAGTGGCTGCTTGAGGAAATGCAAGTCACAATTAGATTTCTCTTTCTtggtctttctgtcttgctctcttttcTCTTCGCgcgccaagtctttttttttttttttcccctcgcgcgccaagtctttttttttttttttcccctcgcgccaagtctccccccccccccccccacacgacGCTCGCTCTCTAACAGAAAATACCTTTATCGACAAGTCCAAGTATATGTTGGCGTTGCCAAACCAAGTGATAAAAATTGGGATATGGGTCCATCCATGGTGGGGGTTGGAGGCTCCTCCAAGGTGGGTTATAGAAGTCCTTGACATATCAGGCACGTCTTAGTCTGTGTATGGCTGCTGCACTCCCCACCCTCCCCTTCAGTCTTATGGGCACTTTCTCTTCTTCATCCATGGAGACGAAGTCTGAGAAGAGATCAgactgtccttttttttttttttttttttttctttctttctttctttcttttttctttttcctctttttttttctttttcttcttcctccttTCTTTTTTCCGCTCTCTTTTTTCCCGCTCTTTTTTCCCGCTCTTTTTTCCCGCTCTTTTTTCCCGCTCTTTTTTTCCGCTCTTTTTTTCCGCTCTTTTTTTCCGCTCTTTTTTTCCGCTCTTTTTTTCCGCTCTTTTTTTCCGCTCTTTTTTTCCGCTCTTTTTTTCCGCTCTTTTTTTCCGCTCTTCTTTTTTTCCGCTCTTTTTTTCCGCTCTTCTTTTTTTCCGCTCTTTTTTTCCGCTCTTCTTTTTTTCCGCTCTTTTTTTCCGCTCTTTTTTTCCGCTCTTTTTTTCCGCTCTTTTTTTCCGCTCTTTTTTTCCGCTCTTTTTTTCCGCTCTTTTTTTCCGCTCTTTTTTTCCGCTCTTTTTTTCCGCTCTTTTTTTCCGCTCTTTTTTTCCGCTCTTTTTTTCCGCTCTTTTTTTCCGCTCTTTTTTTTTCCGCTCTTTTTTTCCGCTCTTTTTTTTTCCGCTCTTTTTTTTTCCGCTCTTTTTTTTTCCGCTCTCTTTTTTTTTCCGCTCTCTTTTTTTTCCGCTCTCTTTTTTTtccgctctcttttttttttccgctctcttttttttttccgctctcttttttttttccgctctcttttttttttccgctctcttttttttttccgctctcttttttttttccgctctcttttttttttccgcTCTTTTTTTTTCCGCTCTCTTGTCTTGAAATATATCAGTACCGGAGATAGTTGATGTATGTTAAAACTCCTTTTTCTCCTTTCTAGATCTGCTTGCGGCTCCTGTAGCATTAAGGTAAGATTGCAGGTGGCCATATGGTTTCTGTAGAACTACAATACCCAGCCATATATGATGCATGTTCATAGATATATTCAGACTTCTTCTGTATTGC contains:
- the LOC142254728 gene encoding protein spire homolog 2-like, whose translation is MVQCLGFTIYRALDWGLDESEERELSPQLEQLIDLMAASESEGVMTDEGYEGTEDEDEEAPPKVVRSFSAVLRFCASHLPDPQEASIHYQAVCRALFAETVELQAFLHKIREAKEILMKMRVEETESDGLVNLQNTDWARLWVQLMRDLRHGVQLKKVREKTFNSLPTEYQLTPFEMLMQDIRARNYKLRKVMIGGDIPPKVKKDAHELILDFIRSRPPLKPVSKRNLPPLPLRQISLHERILEEIKQEPKLRPVQTEKRGQKGFGSLPCIVDACSADKKSTSCMNLSVPDGAAPRARPRILLKAPTLAEMEEMNLSEDDDSPNSELRRVTSAPFPLKRDRSFSEQDLLQLQTEMGHRPQRETAPEQRGPESRARSGSMNTPHRPLHRHSMGYSDYGSSGCPSPSLSSVQEKAEPESAVDNSSRHRWLEFSHPVDTLALTVEEVMNVRRVLVKAEMEKFLQSKELYTNLKKGKVCCCCRTKFPLFSWPANCLFCKRSACGSCSIKMKLPAKKLGHIPVYSVGFEIPQGVISTSGNSHKKRDAFQSCSGLSWKNVEGQFPHIYAQGSALKDVCSDCASFIRDVVCSSRKSVDILNTRPRPETSHPQYRTVKKL